In a single window of the Euleptes europaea isolate rEulEur1 chromosome 4, rEulEur1.hap1, whole genome shotgun sequence genome:
- the NMRK1 gene encoding nicotinamide riboside kinase 1 isoform X2 — protein MKTLVIGIGGITNGGKTTLARRLKEQLPNCTIISQDDFFKSQSEVATDEHGFLQYDVVDALYMEEMVARVHSWMANPEGCTLPGRSSNMHDKQKETEDCWVLIVEGFLLYNYRPLSDVWNKKYFLTIPYEECKRRRSTRVYNPPDPPGYFDGHVWPMYLKHKREMEENETDIVYLDGTELQDDLCSRIYSDLVQELEKTS, from the exons ATGAAGACATTGGTCATCGGAATAGGAGG CATaacaaatggagggaaaacaacTTTAGCAAGAAGGCTTAAGGAACAGCTTCCAAACTGCACTATAATATCTCAAGATGATTTTTTTAAG TCACAATCTGAAGTGGCTACAGATGAACATGGATTTTTGCAGTATGATG TAGTTGATGCCCTGTATATGGAAGAAATGGTGGCAAGAGTACACTCTTGGATGGCAAACCCAGAAGGCTGTACATTGCCAGGCCGATCAAGTAATATGCACGATaagcagaaagaaacagaagactGCTGGGTCttaattgttgaaggctttcttcTGTATAACTACAG GCCTCTCAGTGATGTATGGAATAAAAAATATTTCCTCACCATTCCTTATGAAGAATGCAAGAGGAGACGAAG CACCCGAGTTTATAATCCACCAGACCCACCTGGGTACTTTGACGGACACGTGTGGCCCATGTACCTGAAACATAAGAGAGAGATGGAAGAAAATGAAACAGATATTG TTTATTTGGATGGAACAGAATTACAAGATGATCTGTGTTCAAGGATATATAGTGACCTAGTACAGGAGCTGGAAAAGACAA gTTAG
- the NMRK1 gene encoding nicotinamide riboside kinase 1 isoform X1, producing MKTLVIGIGGITNGGKTTLARRLKEQLPNCTIISQDDFFKSQSEVATDEHGFLQYDVVDALYMEEMVARVHSWMANPEGCTLPGRSSNMHDKQKETEDCWVLIVEGFLLYNYRPLSDVWNKKYFLTIPYEECKRRRSTRVYNPPDPPGYFDGHVWPMYLKHKREMEENETDIVYLDGTELQDDLCSRIYSDLVQELEKTSE from the exons ATGAAGACATTGGTCATCGGAATAGGAGG CATaacaaatggagggaaaacaacTTTAGCAAGAAGGCTTAAGGAACAGCTTCCAAACTGCACTATAATATCTCAAGATGATTTTTTTAAG TCACAATCTGAAGTGGCTACAGATGAACATGGATTTTTGCAGTATGATG TAGTTGATGCCCTGTATATGGAAGAAATGGTGGCAAGAGTACACTCTTGGATGGCAAACCCAGAAGGCTGTACATTGCCAGGCCGATCAAGTAATATGCACGATaagcagaaagaaacagaagactGCTGGGTCttaattgttgaaggctttcttcTGTATAACTACAG GCCTCTCAGTGATGTATGGAATAAAAAATATTTCCTCACCATTCCTTATGAAGAATGCAAGAGGAGACGAAG CACCCGAGTTTATAATCCACCAGACCCACCTGGGTACTTTGACGGACACGTGTGGCCCATGTACCTGAAACATAAGAGAGAGATGGAAGAAAATGAAACAGATATTG TTTATTTGGATGGAACAGAATTACAAGATGATCTGTGTTCAAGGATATATAGTGACCTAGTACAGGAGCTGGAAAAGACAAGTGAGTGA